In one window of Paraflavitalea soli DNA:
- a CDS encoding LysR substrate-binding domain-containing protein, with the protein MLNFGHLVFFEVATQLSFSKAAEVLYISQPAITKHIQTLEKQYKISLFERKGNSVSLTAEGKILLEYVVQGRELQRQLEFDITGQKNLHIAKGSLTLGTSTTISLYVIPPVFSSFHQQYPNIDLTLVNRNSENILKALLDHEIDLAITQGKNNINTVKYQYFLTDEVIPVCSARSELAKKKLIQPEELKRIPVALRERGSGTLSAVTEALQKCKLSIADIKQRIVLGGTEALKNFLLDDTCLGFLPLRSVARQLKNGELVRLNIPGISIQRPFYFVQRRGSEADRINQQFIKLATSYYNKTTSRTESKSKH; encoded by the coding sequence ATGCTTAATTTCGGCCACCTGGTATTCTTCGAAGTAGCTACCCAGCTGAGCTTTTCCAAAGCGGCAGAAGTATTGTACATCAGTCAGCCTGCCATTACCAAACACATCCAAACACTGGAGAAGCAGTATAAGATCAGCTTGTTTGAGCGCAAGGGTAATTCTGTATCTCTAACTGCCGAAGGGAAAATACTATTGGAATATGTGGTACAGGGCCGTGAGTTGCAAAGGCAACTGGAGTTTGATATCACGGGGCAGAAGAACCTGCACATTGCCAAAGGCTCTCTTACCCTAGGCACCAGCACTACGATTTCCCTCTATGTAATACCGCCGGTTTTCTCCTCCTTTCACCAGCAATATCCGAATATCGATCTCACGCTGGTAAACCGCAATTCGGAAAATATCCTGAAAGCATTACTGGACCATGAGATAGACCTGGCCATTACGCAGGGTAAGAACAATATCAATACGGTTAAATACCAATACTTTCTCACCGATGAGGTGATACCGGTATGCAGTGCCCGCAGTGAACTGGCCAAAAAGAAACTGATCCAGCCAGAAGAGTTGAAAAGAATCCCGGTGGCCTTGCGGGAACGGGGATCGGGGACTTTATCGGCAGTAACGGAAGCATTACAGAAATGCAAGCTCAGTATAGCCGACATTAAACAACGGATCGTATTGGGCGGTACAGAAGCCCTGAAGAACTTCCTGCTCGATGATACCTGCCTGGGATTCCTACCCTTGCGATCTGTAGCGCGGCAGCTGAAGAATGGCGAACTGGTACGGCTCAACATTCCCGGCATCTCCATACAACGTCCCTTTTATTTTGTACAACGCCGTGGTTCGGAAGCCGATCGCATCAATCAGCAGTTTATTAAACTGGCTACCAGCTATTATAATAAAACGACCAGTCGCACAGAATCCAAAAGCAAACATTAA
- a CDS encoding threonine synthase encodes MQTVQQFTSLSHLSCSQCGQQYSIFEVHSFATCCNQPLVAGYELSNTFSKSSLRGRVSTMWRYREVLPVFEPDNIVSLGEGMTPILTPKHLRSKYELPQLFIKDESGNPTGSFKARGLSAAVSKAKEAGAHNCIVPTAGNAGGALAAYCAAAGMKAIVVMPSHTPQVFKDECLLYGAELVLVDGLISDCAKKVAQLKQTIDCFDISTLKEPWRLEGKKTMGYEIAEQMDWTLPDVILYPTGGGTGLIGMWKAFAEMEQMGWIGSQRPKMIAVQAATCQPIVHTWKGVQPNAKNYTGRPSIANGLAVPNPFAENMILRVLRESGGLPIAVQDADMISAVKEIAKTEGLLIAPEGGALWKALLDLIDQQEIHRGQKILMLNTGSGYKYLENII; translated from the coding sequence ATGCAAACAGTGCAACAATTTACTTCCTTATCGCATCTCTCCTGCTCTCAGTGCGGACAGCAGTACAGTATATTTGAAGTGCACAGTTTTGCAACCTGTTGTAATCAACCGTTGGTAGCCGGTTATGAATTGTCAAATACTTTTTCAAAGTCATCTCTCCGTGGCCGGGTGAGCACCATGTGGCGTTACCGCGAGGTATTGCCGGTTTTTGAACCGGACAATATTGTAAGTCTTGGCGAAGGCATGACGCCTATCCTCACCCCAAAACACCTTCGGTCAAAATATGAGTTGCCTCAATTGTTCATCAAGGATGAATCGGGCAACCCTACCGGCTCTTTTAAAGCACGGGGATTAAGCGCGGCAGTATCCAAAGCCAAAGAAGCAGGTGCGCATAACTGTATTGTTCCTACCGCGGGCAATGCAGGGGGAGCCCTGGCGGCCTATTGTGCAGCTGCCGGCATGAAAGCCATTGTAGTGATGCCATCGCATACACCCCAGGTATTCAAAGATGAATGCCTGTTGTATGGCGCCGAGCTGGTGCTGGTAGACGGCCTGATCAGCGATTGCGCTAAGAAAGTGGCCCAATTAAAACAAACGATAGACTGTTTTGATATTTCTACCCTCAAAGAACCCTGGCGCCTGGAAGGCAAAAAGACCATGGGGTATGAGATAGCCGAACAAATGGATTGGACCCTGCCCGATGTGATCCTCTACCCTACCGGCGGCGGCACCGGGCTGATCGGCATGTGGAAGGCTTTTGCAGAGATGGAGCAGATGGGATGGATCGGCAGTCAGCGTCCTAAAATGATCGCTGTGCAGGCAGCTACCTGTCAGCCTATTGTTCATACCTGGAAAGGGGTACAGCCAAATGCAAAGAACTATACAGGTCGCCCATCCATTGCCAACGGCCTGGCTGTGCCCAATCCATTTGCTGAGAACATGATCCTGCGGGTATTGCGTGAGTCAGGCGGTCTGCCCATTGCCGTGCAGGATGCAGATATGATCAGTGCAGTGAAGGAGATTGCCAAAACAGAAGGTTTGCTGATAGCACCGGAAGGCGGTGCTTTGTGGAAAGCCTTACTGGACCTCATCGACCAGCAAGAGATCCACCGGGGTCAAAAGATATTGATGCTAAACACCGGCTCAGGTTACAAGTATCTGGAGAACATCATCTAA
- a CDS encoding PH domain-containing protein, which produces MIPNTDPSPGFDQVLDSDEKILWIEKPLKLPYLAAGFGVFFICFFLLGGFLLYHNASQQAPVLGVYLMGVAVMVFSTFEFIQRRLYVRHICYAYTNKRILMRHGFRGKKIKVIEFENVVEITVDINSIERYYGAGSIKLFTGEISYSDAGTPEKMYVDLEAIIDPYVVFHNLKNVMSDFKATQYELAQIPAF; this is translated from the coding sequence ATGATACCCAATACCGACCCTTCACCCGGATTTGACCAGGTATTAGACAGCGATGAAAAGATACTATGGATAGAAAAACCGCTGAAGTTGCCTTATCTGGCTGCAGGGTTCGGGGTATTCTTTATTTGTTTCTTTTTATTAGGCGGCTTCCTGCTTTACCACAATGCATCGCAACAGGCCCCGGTCCTGGGAGTATATTTGATGGGGGTAGCGGTCATGGTATTTTCCACTTTTGAATTTATACAGCGGCGATTGTACGTGAGGCATATCTGCTATGCTTATACCAATAAACGGATCCTTATGCGGCATGGCTTCCGGGGGAAAAAGATCAAAGTAATTGAATTTGAAAATGTGGTGGAGATAACGGTAGACATCAATTCCATTGAACGATATTATGGCGCCGGTTCAATAAAATTGTTTACCGGGGAAATATCTTATAGTGATGCCGGTACTCCGGAGAAGATGTATGTTGACCTGGAAGCCATTATCGATCCATACGTTGTGTTCCATAACCTAAAGAATGTGATGTCTGATTTTAAAGCTACTCAGTATGAACTCGCTCAAATACCTGCCTTTTGA
- a CDS encoding universal stress protein produces MKKFLVPTDFSDTSKNAAKFAAQAVAGVADAKIILYNVSDKVAAGSDGSLLTESDNDRNIILGNALLQLKEEIQPFAGGAAIDTVLEYGSSLVENMERYVRHYDIDMVIMGITGATRLEQIFIGSNTLDMVNTALVPVLIVPPDAAFRQIKNVVLASDLKDVAITTPVAPIKAVLDIFKPTLHIVNVDHEHYVAVTDEYKAEVAILESMLKEYKPEFFFIRQYDFLEAISQYTQDKNIDLIIIIPKTNSFLGGIFKTNHTKKLAYHSHVPIVAIHE; encoded by the coding sequence ATGAAAAAATTTCTCGTTCCCACTGATTTCTCCGATACTTCAAAGAATGCGGCCAAATTCGCAGCACAGGCTGTGGCTGGAGTAGCGGATGCGAAGATCATTCTCTACAATGTGTCCGATAAAGTAGCAGCAGGTTCAGATGGTTCCCTGCTTACGGAAAGTGACAATGACAGAAATATCATTCTCGGCAATGCCCTGCTGCAGTTGAAAGAGGAGATCCAGCCCTTTGCCGGTGGCGCGGCCATCGATACGGTATTGGAATATGGCTCCTCCCTGGTAGAAAATATGGAACGCTACGTGCGTCATTACGATATTGATATGGTGATCATGGGTATTACCGGCGCTACCCGCCTGGAGCAGATCTTTATCGGTAGCAATACCCTCGATATGGTGAATACGGCCCTGGTGCCTGTGCTGATCGTTCCGCCCGATGCTGCTTTCCGCCAGATCAAGAACGTAGTATTGGCCAGCGACCTGAAAGATGTGGCCATCACTACCCCTGTAGCGCCCATTAAAGCCGTGTTGGACATCTTCAAACCCACCCTGCACATTGTGAATGTAGACCATGAGCATTATGTAGCGGTGACCGATGAATACAAAGCGGAAGTAGCGATCCTGGAAAGCATGTTGAAGGAATACAAACCCGAATTCTTCTTTATCAGGCAGTATGACTTCCTGGAAGCCATCAGCCAATATACGCAGGACAAGAACATCGATCTTATTATCATCATACCCAAGACAAACTCTTTCCTGGGTGGCATATTCAAGACCAACCATACCAAGAAACTGGCCTACCATAGCCATGTTCCTATTGTTGCAATACATGAGTAA
- a CDS encoding beta-N-acetylhexosaminidase, producing MKKGILVIFHVLTALTMLAQQATEIAIIPQPVSLEKREGQFLFTAQTRIEAADRNPDALRVASFFAAQVRKATGYAAVVQTTPAATRTNVISFTLNKAEEADLGNEGYRLEIWPTGAVVKANKVAGLFYGMQTLLQLFPKDIESKTVVAKKSWALPAVRVTDYPRFAWRGLMFDVSRHFFTKAQVKEFIDDMVRYKYNLLHLHLTDDQGWRIEIKSLPKLTSVGAWRVDKTGTFGGFSNPEADEPRTYGGFYTHEDIRELVQYAGDRFVNILPEIDIPGHSMAAVAAYPELSCTPGTYRVNSGEKFMQWNGDGTFYALIDNTLCPANENVYTFMDKVFTEVAELFPFGYIHMGGDECAKNFWEKSDAIRQLMEKEKLKDLHEVQSYFVKRMGKIIESKGKKMMGWDEILEGGLAPGAAVMSWRGIKGGKEAAAAGHEVVMSPNSNVYIDLMQGDGAIEPPVYSTVRLKSAYQFEPVPDGVNPTLIKGGQANLWTEQIYNMRHLQYMVWPRSFAVAEAVWSPKAKKDWNNFIGRVEQHFQRYDVAEKKYARSMYDPIISASKTSAGALKVELTTEVEGLDIYYSFDNSFPDRFYPKYTGAITPPKDAVTLKVVTYKGKQEVGRQMAIPVAELMKRAEKKK from the coding sequence ATGAAAAAAGGGATCCTTGTTATTTTCCATGTTTTAACTGCACTCACCATGCTTGCTCAACAGGCTACCGAGATAGCCATTATTCCGCAACCTGTTTCCCTCGAAAAGCGGGAAGGTCAGTTCCTGTTTACCGCACAAACCCGTATTGAAGCCGCAGACCGTAATCCGGATGCCTTGCGGGTGGCCTCCTTCTTTGCTGCGCAGGTGCGTAAGGCTACAGGCTATGCGGCAGTTGTGCAAACCACCCCTGCCGCCACCCGTACGAATGTGATCAGTTTTACCCTGAATAAAGCCGAAGAGGCCGATCTGGGCAACGAAGGTTATCGCCTCGAAATATGGCCCACCGGGGCAGTCGTGAAAGCCAATAAGGTGGCCGGCCTGTTCTACGGCATGCAAACCTTGTTGCAATTGTTCCCCAAAGACATCGAAAGCAAAACGGTGGTGGCAAAGAAAAGCTGGGCCCTGCCCGCTGTACGGGTCACTGATTACCCGCGTTTTGCCTGGAGGGGATTGATGTTCGATGTATCCCGTCACTTCTTTACCAAGGCCCAGGTGAAAGAGTTTATTGATGATATGGTCAGGTACAAATACAACCTGCTGCACCTGCACCTGACCGACGATCAGGGCTGGCGCATCGAGATCAAGAGCCTGCCCAAGCTCACCTCAGTAGGGGCCTGGCGGGTGGATAAGACGGGCACCTTTGGCGGCTTCTCCAATCCGGAAGCTGATGAGCCCCGCACGTATGGCGGCTTTTACACCCATGAGGACATCAGGGAACTGGTACAATATGCCGGCGACCGCTTTGTGAACATCCTGCCGGAGATCGATATTCCCGGCCATAGCATGGCGGCCGTGGCTGCTTATCCCGAACTTTCCTGTACACCGGGCACCTACCGCGTGAATTCAGGCGAGAAATTCATGCAATGGAATGGGGATGGTACTTTTTATGCCCTGATAGACAATACCCTGTGTCCGGCCAATGAAAATGTATACACTTTCATGGATAAGGTATTCACAGAGGTAGCGGAGCTGTTTCCCTTTGGTTATATCCATATGGGCGGCGATGAGTGTGCCAAGAATTTCTGGGAGAAAAGCGATGCCATCAGGCAGTTGATGGAAAAGGAAAAACTGAAAGACCTGCATGAGGTGCAAAGCTATTTTGTAAAGCGCATGGGGAAGATCATCGAGTCCAAAGGTAAAAAGATGATGGGCTGGGATGAGATACTGGAAGGCGGGCTGGCCCCGGGCGCAGCCGTCATGAGCTGGAGAGGTATCAAGGGAGGCAAGGAAGCAGCCGCAGCAGGTCATGAAGTGGTGATGTCGCCCAACTCCAACGTGTACATCGACCTGATGCAGGGCGATGGCGCTATCGAGCCGCCGGTTTACAGCACCGTACGGTTGAAAAGCGCCTACCAGTTTGAGCCGGTCCCCGACGGTGTGAATCCTACCCTGATCAAAGGCGGACAAGCCAACCTGTGGACGGAGCAGATCTACAATATGCGTCACCTGCAATACATGGTCTGGCCCCGGTCTTTTGCCGTGGCAGAGGCCGTATGGTCGCCTAAAGCAAAGAAAGACTGGAATAACTTCATCGGCCGCGTAGAGCAGCATTTCCAGCGCTATGATGTGGCGGAGAAGAAATATGCCCGCAGTATGTACGATCCCATCATCAGCGCTTCTAAAACATCAGCAGGCGCCCTTAAAGTGGAATTGACTACCGAGGTAGAAGGACTGGATATCTATTACAGCTTCGATAATTCCTTCCCCGACCGCTTCTATCCAAAATATACCGGCGCTATCACACCGCCCAAAGATGCCGTGACGCTGAAGGTCGTTACCTACAAAGGGAAACAGGAAGTGGGCCGCCAGATGGCCATCCCCGTGGCAGAACTGATGAAGAGGGCGGAGAAGAAGAAGTAA
- a CDS encoding MBL fold metallo-hydrolase, with product MKNIYHLNCVDIDSPMGAKGIGHCLLLEDEQGLILIDAGIGLLDTRDPEGRLGTQMIEKAGLQFDEQLTAYRQIEQLGFRPEDVRHCIITHLDCDHIGAVIDFPDMELHVGKEEYDNFYSGNPRYLLHQLAHRPTIHTYDTSSEKWFGLEARKVATGFETEILLVPLPGHSMGHCGVAIRMGKGWLFHIGDAYYYRVELAQDDHPVSQLAARNADDNELRIQSLEVIRQLMKDHPEITIFSFHDPAEFPGV from the coding sequence ATGAAAAACATATATCACCTCAACTGTGTAGACATCGATTCGCCCATGGGCGCCAAAGGCATCGGCCACTGTCTCTTGCTGGAAGATGAACAAGGGCTCATCCTGATAGATGCGGGCATTGGCCTGCTGGATACGCGCGACCCGGAAGGACGCCTGGGCACGCAAATGATAGAGAAGGCAGGATTGCAATTTGATGAGCAGCTCACGGCTTACCGGCAAATTGAACAACTGGGATTTCGCCCGGAGGATGTAAGGCATTGTATCATTACCCACCTTGATTGTGACCATATAGGAGCCGTGATAGATTTTCCGGATATGGAACTGCATGTAGGGAAAGAAGAGTATGACAACTTCTACAGTGGCAATCCCCGTTACCTGCTGCACCAATTGGCGCACAGACCAACAATCCATACTTATGATACAAGCAGTGAAAAATGGTTTGGCCTGGAAGCGCGGAAAGTAGCGACTGGTTTTGAAACAGAGATATTGTTGGTGCCATTGCCGGGCCATTCGATGGGACATTGTGGGGTGGCGATCAGGATGGGCAAGGGATGGTTGTTCCATATCGGTGATGCTTATTATTACCGGGTGGAATTGGCTCAGGACGACCACCCCGTGTCACAACTGGCGGCACGTAATGCTGACGACAATGAACTGCGCATTCAATCACTGGAAGTCATCAGGCAATTGATGAAGGACCATCCGGAGATCACCATCTTCAGTTTTCATGATCCGGCTGAGTTTCCCGGAGTATAG
- a CDS encoding response regulator transcription factor gives MKGITIIPPPPHLSRHVRSFWYAGPSTQQQHYQVLADGAPGLIFQHNNGHSGITWQGVHKLPLAFVYGQATVPGNNIMEAGTSCLGIHFRPHVWKSLFQVDASEVTNTLIELDNLSGLRITEQLLNTADPLQIAKLLGDCLWQNIVRKQQEDAIITNSVHEIAAHITVVHSSELSGKYNLSQRQYQRRFKQHMGVSPETYIRILKFQHALQAINRRSFSKLSDIGYELGFADQSHFIREFRLFSGYTPKDLLQQQQPVPVESMTASLETGHPGIPSTRLLICPQ, from the coding sequence ATGAAGGGCATCACCATCATACCACCGCCACCGCACCTGAGCAGGCATGTCAGGAGTTTCTGGTATGCCGGACCTTCCACACAGCAGCAACACTATCAGGTACTGGCAGATGGTGCTCCTGGACTGATCTTCCAACACAACAATGGACATTCGGGTATCACCTGGCAAGGCGTACATAAGCTACCCCTTGCATTCGTCTATGGACAGGCCACCGTACCAGGAAACAACATTATGGAAGCTGGCACCTCGTGTTTGGGTATACATTTCCGGCCCCATGTGTGGAAATCGCTCTTTCAGGTGGACGCCAGCGAAGTCACCAATACCCTCATCGAATTGGATAACCTGTCTGGCCTGAGAATAACGGAGCAATTATTGAATACGGCAGATCCTTTACAAATAGCAAAGCTGCTGGGTGATTGCCTGTGGCAGAATATTGTCCGCAAACAACAGGAAGATGCCATCATTACAAATAGCGTACACGAAATAGCCGCACATATTACTGTTGTTCATAGCAGTGAACTGTCGGGTAAATACAACCTCTCGCAGCGCCAATACCAACGGCGATTTAAACAACATATGGGCGTGTCACCTGAAACCTATATCCGCATACTAAAATTTCAGCATGCCTTGCAGGCGATCAACCGAAGATCGTTCAGCAAGCTATCCGATATAGGTTATGAGCTTGGCTTTGCCGATCAATCACATTTCATCCGGGAGTTCAGGTTATTCTCCGGTTATACGCCCAAAGATCTGCTGCAACAACAACAGCCTGTGCCGGTAGAGAGTATGACTGCCTCGCTGGAAACCGGCCACCCAGGTATACCGTCCACCCGCCTGCTGATCTGCCCACAATAA
- a CDS encoding sodium:solute symporter produces the protein MNFSRLDWIVLAVTLLCIILYGVYKSRATKDLDGYFLNDRQTPWWIVMLSIMGTQASAVTFLSAPGQAYTDGMRFVQYYFGLPLAMVVVCIFFVPIFRRLKVYTAYEFLEQRFDLKTRLLTSLLFMLSRSLSTGISIIAPALVLHSMLGWDLTITNIFMGGLLLIYTTTGGAKAVAYTQQLQFVVIYAAMFAAAWWAIRMLPEGVGVSEALHISGKSGKLNVITSGFTENGFDWKDRFNIWSGVIGGLFLTLSYFGTDQSQVGRYLTARSEGESKLGLLLNGVVKVPLQFGILLIGIFIFSFYQFHKTPAYFNLAEERNAKSGKYAGEYIAAETQYQQLQEEKRGTLGELAAAIKVNDETAISRYREELQLHEVAAKRQRDSVKAIIRKANPGSDGNDTNYIFLRFVGDTLPNGLVGLIIAIIFLAAWGSIAPALNSLASSTMVDYHKRLTKRPITPLQEYKWSKRYTLLWGIVCIIMAQFAYNLGNSLIEAVNILGSLFYGPILGIFLVAFWLKRVGGHAVFTAAALAEVVVLTVYFLKIVSFLWLNVIGALAVILFSLVLQPFCPAKKQVVKEG, from the coding sequence ATGAACTTTTCCCGGTTAGACTGGATCGTATTAGCGGTCACCTTGCTGTGCATTATACTCTATGGGGTGTATAAGAGCCGTGCGACCAAAGACCTGGATGGTTACTTCCTCAATGACCGGCAAACGCCGTGGTGGATCGTGATGTTGAGCATTATGGGCACTCAGGCGAGTGCAGTCACCTTTTTGTCGGCGCCCGGCCAGGCCTACACCGATGGGATGCGTTTTGTACAATATTATTTTGGTTTGCCCCTGGCCATGGTGGTGGTCTGTATCTTCTTTGTGCCCATATTCCGCCGGCTGAAAGTATATACCGCCTATGAATTCCTGGAGCAGCGCTTTGACCTCAAAACCAGGTTGCTCACCTCCCTGTTGTTTATGTTGTCGCGCAGTTTGTCTACCGGTATCAGCATCATTGCGCCGGCACTTGTGCTGCATAGCATGCTGGGCTGGGACCTTACCATTACCAATATCTTCATGGGCGGCCTGCTCCTGATCTATACTACTACGGGCGGCGCTAAAGCTGTGGCGTATACCCAGCAGTTACAATTTGTGGTGATCTATGCCGCCATGTTTGCGGCTGCCTGGTGGGCCATCAGAATGTTGCCCGAAGGAGTAGGGGTCAGTGAAGCCCTGCACATCAGCGGTAAATCGGGCAAGTTGAATGTGATCACTTCCGGCTTTACAGAAAATGGTTTTGACTGGAAAGACCGTTTCAATATCTGGAGTGGGGTGATCGGCGGCTTATTCCTTACCCTCAGTTATTTTGGTACCGATCAAAGCCAGGTGGGCCGCTATCTTACTGCCCGCAGTGAGGGAGAAAGTAAACTTGGCCTCTTGCTGAATGGTGTGGTGAAAGTGCCCTTGCAGTTTGGCATTCTGCTGATCGGGATTTTCATTTTCTCCTTTTACCAGTTTCATAAAACACCTGCTTATTTCAACCTGGCCGAAGAGCGTAATGCTAAGTCGGGCAAATATGCAGGCGAATACATCGCTGCAGAAACCCAATACCAGCAATTGCAGGAAGAAAAACGCGGTACTCTTGGTGAGCTGGCAGCAGCCATCAAAGTGAATGATGAGACTGCCATCAGCCGGTACCGCGAAGAGCTGCAATTGCATGAAGTAGCAGCCAAACGCCAGCGTGATTCTGTGAAAGCCATTATCAGGAAAGCCAATCCCGGTAGTGATGGCAATGATACCAATTATATCTTCCTTCGTTTTGTAGGTGATACTTTGCCCAATGGCCTGGTGGGACTGATCATCGCCATTATATTCCTGGCTGCCTGGGGCAGCATTGCACCGGCGCTCAACTCACTGGCATCTTCTACGATGGTGGACTACCATAAACGGCTTACAAAGCGCCCCATTACCCCCTTGCAAGAGTATAAATGGTCTAAACGATATACTTTGTTATGGGGCATTGTGTGCATCATCATGGCCCAATTTGCTTACAACCTGGGCAATAGTTTGATCGAAGCGGTGAATATCCTGGGCTCCTTATTCTACGGACCTATTTTGGGTATCTTCCTCGTAGCATTCTGGCTGAAGCGGGTAGGAGGTCATGCTGTATTTACTGCCGCTGCCCTGGCGGAAGTAGTCGTGCTCACCGTATACTTTTTGAAGATCGTTTCCTTCCTTTGGCTGAATGTGATCGGGGCATTGGCTGTGATTTTGTTTAGTCTTGTGCTGCAGCCTTTTTGTCCGGCGAAGAAGCAGGTGGTGAAGGAAGGGTAG
- a CDS encoding methyltransferase domain-containing protein — MNDLPLNAGYWDDLYQQQQTNWDIGYVSTPIKEYIDQLARKDMAILIPGCGNGYEAEYLLQQGFTNITLADISPLLTERLADKFKRYLHRQLSIITADFFTLEGQYDLIIEQTFFCALPPTLREAYVAKMHSLLKPGGKLVGVLFSRSFEGGPPFGGNIQEYMDLFEPTFALQTLASCYNSIKPRAGLEVFIIAQKDQA; from the coding sequence ATGAACGATTTGCCATTAAATGCCGGCTACTGGGATGATCTCTACCAGCAACAGCAAACCAATTGGGACATAGGATATGTCTCCACGCCCATCAAAGAATACATTGATCAGCTTGCCCGTAAAGATATGGCCATCCTGATCCCCGGCTGCGGCAATGGGTATGAAGCCGAATACCTGCTGCAACAAGGATTTACCAATATCACGCTGGCAGACATTTCTCCCCTACTCACGGAAAGACTGGCCGATAAGTTCAAGCGCTACCTTCACCGCCAACTAAGCATTATTACAGCAGATTTCTTTACACTGGAAGGTCAATACGATCTCATTATAGAGCAAACTTTCTTTTGTGCCCTGCCGCCTACCCTCCGCGAAGCGTATGTGGCTAAGATGCACAGCCTGCTGAAGCCGGGCGGTAAACTGGTGGGTGTATTGTTTAGCAGGAGCTTTGAAGGAGGCCCTCCTTTTGGCGGTAATATACAGGAGTACATGGATCTGTTTGAACCCACTTTCGCCCTGCAAACATTGGCATCCTGTTACAATTCAATTAAACCCAGGGCGGGATTAGAAGTATTTATTATAGCGCAGAAGGATCAAGCCTAA